TGCAACCCGCAACCGGCTTATTCACGGTTATCTCGGAATTGATAACGATACGCTATGGAGCATTATTAAAGACGATGTTCCTATCTTGATAATGCAGTTACGCCTTATCGGCAACAGTTTAAAATAACCAGAAACAAAAGCGTTATGGAAGCTATTCTATGACACAACAAGTTACAAGAGCTGGTAAAAAATTCCGAAAAGACTGAATGCAAAATAACAATCAAGAATACCAATGAAACTTGAACGGCTAATCACCATCATCACCAACCTCGCCGTGGTAGCGGGTATGGTGCTGGTGGTATTTGAGCTGCAACAGAACCGCGAGGCGATTCAGATCGCGCATCAGCTATCGCTCGCGGGACTAATCAGTCAAGCGCATCTGGCGGTTGCATCGGAACAAGAACTTGCGGACCTGATAGCGCGCGCAAAGCGTAACGATACGCAGGATTTCAGTCCCGCGGATATTGAGCGCGTCAATCAATGGGCGCTGGCATTCCTTGAACCGCGCATCAGTTCGTACCATCTCAGGAGCAACGAGTTCATTGTGTTGGAAGACTGGTGCGATCTCATGCGCGATTTTACCGATCTCTACCGGCATCCCTACTTTGGCGCCATCGTGAAGTCTGATCTCAGCTACGCCGATTCCATCATGGCGGATATCGAGAACCGCTGTACTATGAACAAATAATCCGTAAGACGGAAGGGTTTGCCTGACCGGAACACACCTCCCATTCCACGCGCGTATCCTTGCATCCATCCCGCAGCGGTACTTTGCAATGCTCTTCCCGCTTGATTCGTTGTAAAATACTTGCATCCGTTTCTTAATTACCCTTCCTTGAGTTTATCCGGTTAAAAGCTATGAGAAATTATCTTGTTGGACTAATCCTTTTAGCTTATTGGGGAACGTTATCAGCCAGCCAGGATGCTGATTTCTTAACTGCACGGGAAGCATTCCAGTCGGGCAATGCCAAGCGCCTCGATGAATCCGCCGCGCGGTTGCAACGCCATGTGCTATGGCCTTATGTAGATTACTACCAGCAACGCATGCTGCTACGCACCACCGATAACGCAAATATCCGCTATTTCTTGTCGCGTTACGACGGCGCTCTGGTTGCAGACCGGATGCGCGGTGACTGGCTCAAAATGCTGGGCAAGAATCAGCAATGGGCGCTTTTTGACGCTGAATATCCGCTGCTGGTGAATAAAGATAATGAATTATTGTGCTATTACTATCAGCGCCGCCTGAATACCAACGACCGTACAGTGCTGGCCGAAGCCCGCGCGTTATGGTTTACACCGGCCAGTCTGCCGGATAGCTGTACGCCTGTTTTTCAAGCGCTTATATCTAGCGGTCAGATCAAAGTTGAAGACATTTGGACGCGAATCCGCTTGGCATTGGAAGAAAATCAAACCGGCGTGGCTACGCATGCAAACCGCTATTTACCCAGCATAGAAGCGCTGAACAGCACCGAGTTGAATAATGCCGCGAAGAATCCGCAGCGTTACCTGGAAACTCTGAAACGAAAAATCACAACACGCAGTGACCGTGAAATTGTCTTGTTCGCTCTGTTACGTCTGCTGCGTAACGATACCAACCCGGCGTATGTGCAGTGGTTGAAAGTCAAGGATCAGCTGACCGCATCCGATCGTTCTTATTTCCTCGGAAGACTCGGACATCGCGCCGCCATGCGGCATGATTCACGCGCTTTGGACTGGTTCCGGGAAGCGCAAAACATGACGCCGTATTATCCGCCCTCGGATACCGTGCTGGCATGGCACGTTCGCGCGGCTTTGCGCGCCAGCAATTGGGATGAGGTACTGAAAACCATCGAGCGGATGTCGCCCGCCGAACAGCAAATCGATACCTGGCGCTACTGGAAAGCGCGTGCGTTAAAAACTAAAGGCAGAACGCCGGATGCCAACGACATTTTTATTCCGCTCAGTAACGAGCACAGTTTTTATGGTCAGCTGGCCAGAGAAGAATTGGGCACCATACTGACCATCGCGGACAAAACTTACCGCGTCAGTAACGCGGAAGTATCCGCCATGGAGCGTAACCCCGGCCTGCAACGTGCGTTGGCTTTCTCGCGCATGAACTTGCGCACCGAAGCGCTGCGGGAATGGAGCTGGACTATCCGCAACTTCAGCGATGCCGAGCTGCTGGCCGCGGCGGAAGTTGCCCGCCGCCAAGGTCTATATGACCGTGCGATCAACACCGCCAACCGTACCGTCGCGCAGCACGACTTCAGTTTGCGCTTCTTATCGCCACACCGTGAAACCCTCAAAAAAGTTCTGCGGCAACATGAACTGGACGAAGCTTGGGTATACGGTTTGATCCGGCAGGAAAGCCGCTTCATTGCGGATATCAAATCGCACGCCGGAGCAGCCGGTTTGATGCAATTGATGCCCGCCACCGCCGAGTGGGTGGCCAAGCAATTGGGCATACCGAATTTCCGCCAGCACCTGGTCGTCGACGTGAATACCAATTTGCAGCTGGGCACCTATTATCTCAAGCACGTGCTCGGCACGCTGGACAATCAGCCGTTGCTGGCCTCCGCTGCGTATAACGCCGGGCCCGGACGCGCCAGACGCTGGCGTGACAATACCATGCCGCTGGAAGGCGCGATTTACGCCGAGACGATCCCTTTTAACGAAACGCGCGATTACGTTAAAAAGGTTTTGAAAAACTCGATGTATTACGCCAAGGTGCTGGATCACGGTCAAGATGCGCCGACACTCAAGCAGCGCCTGGGCGTTGTCAGGGCGAAATAACCCGTGAAAACTTACCTCGTGGGCGGCTCGGTTCGCGATGAACTGCTGGGATTGCCGGTCAAAGATCATGATTATGTCGTCGTCGGCGCTTCGCCCGAGGAAATGGAGCAGCTCGGTTATCGTCCGGTCGGCAAGGATTTTCCGGTTTTCCTGCATCCGCAAACGCATGAACAATATGCCCTAGCGCGCACGGAACGGAAAATTTCGCGCGGCTACAAAGGATTTGAAGTATTCACTTCACCGCAGGTCACGTTGCAGGAAGATCTGGCGCGGCGCGATTTGACCATCAATTCAATCGCCAAAGACGAAGATGGCAACATCATCGATCCTTTCAACGGCGTCGCCGACCTGGAAGCCGGTATTCTGCGTCATATCAGCCCCGCGTTTTCCGAAGACCCAGTACGCATCCTGCGTGCAGCACGGTTTGCCGCGCGTTTCAATTTTCACGCTGCCCCAGAGACACTCGCCTTGATGAGCGACATGGTGCATAACGGCGAAGTGGATGCGCTGGTGCCAGAGCGCGTTTGGCAGGAGCTGTCGCGCGGTTTGATGGAGAATAACCCGTCCCGGATGTTCCACATGTTGCGCGAATGCGGCGCATTAGCGCGCATCATGCCGGAAGTCGATGTGTTGTTCGGCGTTCCGCAACCGGCGCACGCGCATCCGGAAATCGATACCGGCGTGCATATCATGCTGGCGATCGATTACGCCGCGGCGCAAGATTATTCATTGCCAGTGCGCTTTGCCACGCTGATGCATGATCTGGGCAAAGGCACTACGCCACCCGAGGAGTGGCCTCGCCATATCGGTCACGAGGCGCGCAGCATCGAATTGACGCAGAATGTATGCGAACGCATCCGGGTACCTAAAGATGCCCGTGATCTGGCTTTATTGGTCGCCCGTTACCACGGCGACGTGCATCGCGCCGCAGAACTGAAACCATCCACGCTGGCGGACATGTTGCAAGCGGTCGATGCCTACCGCAAGCCCGGCCGGTTCGAAGAATTTTTGCAGGCTTGCGCGTGCGATTTTCACGGCCGCCCCGGCTATGCCACCAAGCCTTATGTTCAAGCCGGACGGTTTCAGCAAGCATATGCCGCGGCCAGAAGCGTCGATGCCGGCGCCATTGCTGCCGAATTGAGCCAGCGCATCCCGGATGCCACGGCATTGCCCGCGGCCATCAATGCGCGTGTGCGCGAAATGCGTATCGCCAGAATAAGCGCCGAACTCGGCTAGGAAGCCAAACCGTTGCTGAATCCTGAATCAGGATTTAACGGGAATTTGCGCGCTTGGGCGGCCAAAATAATAACCTTGCGCAAGATCGACTCCCAGATTTTTCACCATACTCAGCGTAGCCGCGTCTTCAACGAATTCCGCCACGGTTAACTTGCCAAGTCCGCGCGCGACTTCCACCATGGCTTTGACAAAAATCTGATTGTCGCGGTTATTGGGGAGATCGCGAATAAACAACCCATCGATTTTAAGGATTTCGACTCCCAGGTATTTCAGATAACCGAACGTGGAAAAACCGCTGCCGAAATCGTCCAGGCAAACACAACAACCGGCTTGATGAACCGCTTCGATGAAGCGTTGCGCGTCTTGTATGTCTGACACCGCCGCAGTTTCGGTCAGCTCGATGATCAACCGCCTCGGATCCACGCGCAGTTCGCTTAAAAGATTGCGGATGTACTGGGGAATCGCCGGATCGTCAAACGTGCGGCCGGAAATATTAATCGCAACTGGCGGCATATCCGGATTCTCGCTGAGCAGTTCGATGCTGCGCTTGATCACCCAGCGGTCGATCGTGACAATCTGGCCGTTCTTTTCCGCTATGGGGATAAATTGACCCGGCATGATTAAATGCGCCGGTTCATTCACATCGCGCATCCTGACGAGAATCTCTAAATGAGTCAGTGCATTGTGAGCGGTTTCGTAGACACCTTGGAAATGAATTTCAAACAGATTCTGCTCCAGCGCCTGAGCAATCCGATTGTACCAGGTCAGCCGGTGCATCATGGCTTCCGACGAATCACGCTGAGGATCGTAAACTGCCCAGGTATTCTTGCCCTGATTCTTGGCCTGATACATCGCTGCATCCGCATGCGCCACCAAATCCTCGGCAGTTTCGCCGTGCTCGGGGAAAATAGCGACACCCACGCTGGTCGTCAGACGGATATTGGTGTCGCGGAAATGCAGCGGAATCGATGAGATGGACGTTACAATCCGGGCGGGAAGGATACTCAAATCGTCCTCCGGTTGCAGATGGCTCAGAATGGCAAACTCATCGCCGCCCAAACGGGCGAATACTTCGATATGCCGCACAATGCTGGAAATCTCTCCCGCTGTCCGGACCAGCACGGTATCACCGGCCCGGTGCCCGAAAGTATCATTAATGTATTTGAAATCATCGAGATCAAAATACAATAGCGCAAATTTCTGCCGCTGGCGTAATGCGATGGCAATCAGATTGTGCAACTCTTCCTGGAAGCGGTGACGATTATACAAACCGGTCAACGGATCACGTTCCGCCAGATACAGCAGCTGCTGCGCGGTTTGCCGCTCTTGCGTAATATCCTCGTAAATCCATAAGCGTCCGATAATCAGCCCTTCGATATCATTCACGGGATACGATAATTGAGTGAACGTTCGCCCGTTAGTCAATTCGAGTTCGCAGCGCTCGCTGATTTCATGCGTATTCAACACATGCTTGGAAGCGTGACCGGGTTGCGCAAAACGCTCGTCGGAACTCGCGAGGATGGTTCTGGCCGGTTTATTCAATAAATTCTCGTGCTCGCCGATACCCCACATCCGCAAGAATGCCGGATTGACATACTCCACCCGGTGTTCATTGTCTTCAAATAAAATGCCCATGTTCATGGCGGACAGTAATGCGCCCATGCGGCTTTGTTCCCGTTCTGCCAGCACACGCAATTCCCGTTGATGGCGCTCGGACACTTTCAATTCTTCCAAAGCCGTGCTCAATTCTGCTTCCGCGCGCTTTTGTTCACTGATATCGGTATGCGTACCGAGCATGCGCAACGGCTGGCCTTGCTGATTCCATTCAATGATTTTTCCCAGCGAGAGTATCCATTTCCACTCACCTTGTTGCGTAAGTTGCCGGAATTCCACCCGGTAATCCTCGCGTAAACCACCGATGTAGTCGCTGTAAACTTGGTAAGCGGCATCCCGGTCTGCCGGATGCAAACGTTCTAACCAGCGCCTATCCGTTTCCACAAAAGATCGCGGATCATAACCCAGCATGCGGGCATACTCAGGACTGACTACCGCTTCCCCGGTTTGCACATTCAAATCATACAGACCTTGATTTGCCGCCGCCAGCGCCAGACGCAAGCGTGATTCACTATCCTGCAATTGCTGCTCCGCCTGACGCTGATTCGCCTGGATACCGATCATCATAAAAGCGATGAGCGTAATCGTTGCAACAAAAACACATAACACTAATTGATCAAGCTGGACATCGCCTCTGGAGAAAGGACCGGACCCTTGCGCCGTGCCTATGACTGCAATCGAGGCAATCGCCAGCACCACAATAAAAGTCTCTAACGCATTTAAACGTAAACCCGCCCATATCAAAGGGGGAAAAACCAGGAAAGCCAGCGGCAGCATGAGTTGACTGATGGCCGTAATGCCGCCGAATATCAGCCACGTCAGGCACACACAACTGCTTAGCACTGCAATAAATTCCAGCTTGATCTGTGACGGCGATACCGGGGTGCGCCGGAGATTCATCAGGAACAGCAGGAATGGCGTGAACACCAGAACACCCACAGTATCTCCAAGCCACCAGCCGGTCCAAGCTTGGGATAACAAATCAAATGGCAACATTCCACCGGCATACAACGCAAAAACACCGATACTGGCGGTCAGCAGCATACTACCGGGCCCGATCAGCAAGAAGGCCGTTACATCGCGTCCGCGTATAAAGCTGTTTTGAAAGCCCAGCACTTTTCTGAGCAACACTGCTCCTAATACCGGACCTGCGGTATTGCCTATAGCGATTGCCAAAGCAACGGGCGAGGTGAGATCACCGGTAGACAGGTTTGTGACAAGCGCCCCCAAGAATATACCCGGCCAGCAGGGCAATCCCCATAGCAACAGTGCCGCCAAAGCAATTCCGGAGGGCGGCCAAAACAAGGTGATACTTGAACCTAGATAAGGTGCGTTTAATCCTGCTTTTCCTCCGGCGAAATACAACGATGCCAGCAGTAATATTTGCGTGGCCAGTAAAAATAATGATTTTTCTACGCGTTGTTGTTCCATATCCAAGGGAGGTTGGCTGATTTAATGAGCTAAAGCACTATCTTGGAATATGAAAACATAATGTATAAGTCTCAAGAACTTGAAGCAGGTGAGCGCGCGCTGGTTTTCATATCGCACGATAAAGATTATCACATTGAAGATTAAAACGAAAT
The DNA window shown above is from Nitrosomonas sp. Is35 and carries:
- a CDS encoding multifunctional CCA addition/repair protein, which produces MKTYLVGGSVRDELLGLPVKDHDYVVVGASPEEMEQLGYRPVGKDFPVFLHPQTHEQYALARTERKISRGYKGFEVFTSPQVTLQEDLARRDLTINSIAKDEDGNIIDPFNGVADLEAGILRHISPAFSEDPVRILRAARFAARFNFHAAPETLALMSDMVHNGEVDALVPERVWQELSRGLMENNPSRMFHMLRECGALARIMPEVDVLFGVPQPAHAHPEIDTGVHIMLAIDYAAAQDYSLPVRFATLMHDLGKGTTPPEEWPRHIGHEARSIELTQNVCERIRVPKDARDLALLVARYHGDVHRAAELKPSTLADMLQAVDAYRKPGRFEEFLQACACDFHGRPGYATKPYVQAGRFQQAYAAARSVDAGAIAAELSQRIPDATALPAAINARVREMRIARISAELG
- a CDS encoding EAL domain-containing protein, translated to MEQQRVEKSLFLLATQILLLASLYFAGGKAGLNAPYLGSSITLFWPPSGIALAALLLWGLPCWPGIFLGALVTNLSTGDLTSPVALAIAIGNTAGPVLGAVLLRKVLGFQNSFIRGRDVTAFLLIGPGSMLLTASIGVFALYAGGMLPFDLLSQAWTGWWLGDTVGVLVFTPFLLFLMNLRRTPVSPSQIKLEFIAVLSSCVCLTWLIFGGITAISQLMLPLAFLVFPPLIWAGLRLNALETFIVVLAIASIAVIGTAQGSGPFSRGDVQLDQLVLCVFVATITLIAFMMIGIQANQRQAEQQLQDSESRLRLALAAANQGLYDLNVQTGEAVVSPEYARMLGYDPRSFVETDRRWLERLHPADRDAAYQVYSDYIGGLREDYRVEFRQLTQQGEWKWILSLGKIIEWNQQGQPLRMLGTHTDISEQKRAEAELSTALEELKVSERHQRELRVLAEREQSRMGALLSAMNMGILFEDNEHRVEYVNPAFLRMWGIGEHENLLNKPARTILASSDERFAQPGHASKHVLNTHEISERCELELTNGRTFTQLSYPVNDIEGLIIGRLWIYEDITQERQTAQQLLYLAERDPLTGLYNRHRFQEELHNLIAIALRQRQKFALLYFDLDDFKYINDTFGHRAGDTVLVRTAGEISSIVRHIEVFARLGGDEFAILSHLQPEDDLSILPARIVTSISSIPLHFRDTNIRLTTSVGVAIFPEHGETAEDLVAHADAAMYQAKNQGKNTWAVYDPQRDSSEAMMHRLTWYNRIAQALEQNLFEIHFQGVYETAHNALTHLEILVRMRDVNEPAHLIMPGQFIPIAEKNGQIVTIDRWVIKRSIELLSENPDMPPVAINISGRTFDDPAIPQYIRNLLSELRVDPRRLIIELTETAAVSDIQDAQRFIEAVHQAGCCVCLDDFGSGFSTFGYLKYLGVEILKIDGLFIRDLPNNRDNQIFVKAMVEVARGLGKLTVAEFVEDAATLSMVKNLGVDLAQGYYFGRPSAQIPVKS
- a CDS encoding lytic transglycosylase domain-containing protein: MRNYLVGLILLAYWGTLSASQDADFLTAREAFQSGNAKRLDESAARLQRHVLWPYVDYYQQRMLLRTTDNANIRYFLSRYDGALVADRMRGDWLKMLGKNQQWALFDAEYPLLVNKDNELLCYYYQRRLNTNDRTVLAEARALWFTPASLPDSCTPVFQALISSGQIKVEDIWTRIRLALEENQTGVATHANRYLPSIEALNSTELNNAAKNPQRYLETLKRKITTRSDREIVLFALLRLLRNDTNPAYVQWLKVKDQLTASDRSYFLGRLGHRAAMRHDSRALDWFREAQNMTPYYPPSDTVLAWHVRAALRASNWDEVLKTIERMSPAEQQIDTWRYWKARALKTKGRTPDANDIFIPLSNEHSFYGQLAREELGTILTIADKTYRVSNAEVSAMERNPGLQRALAFSRMNLRTEALREWSWTIRNFSDAELLAAAEVARRQGLYDRAINTANRTVAQHDFSLRFLSPHRETLKKVLRQHELDEAWVYGLIRQESRFIADIKSHAGAAGLMQLMPATAEWVAKQLGIPNFRQHLVVDVNTNLQLGTYYLKHVLGTLDNQPLLASAAYNAGPGRARRWRDNTMPLEGAIYAETIPFNETRDYVKKVLKNSMYYAKVLDHGQDAPTLKQRLGVVRAK